The Thiothrix subterranea genome has a segment encoding these proteins:
- the waaA gene encoding lipid IV(A) 3-deoxy-D-manno-octulosonic acid transferase, translating into MTRVFYTLAFYLLVPLMVLRLLWRSRQQPAYRQRLAERFGYIAARTDITRPCIWIHSVSVGETIAARPLVEHLLNTYPTHQLWITTTTPTGSDTVKRLYGTRVLHSYFPYDLPSAVQRTLQRMQPQLVLIMETEIWPNLYHACQQRQIPLLLLNARLSTRSFQRYRRLETLTRNTLRGIRWIGARSLQDADYFQQLGATPAQIATCGNLKFALQIPTELRNIAHSLKQQWGNRPVLVAASTHTGEDEQLLRVFTHLQQQIPNALLILVPRHPERFDKVYQQCVETGLTTLRRSAATALSADTAVLLGDSMGEMLLWFAVADIAFIGGSLVPHGGHNPLEAAAFGVPVISGIHTHNFTDLFPALYASGGAVEITDADALYTQCLTWLQQPSLRQQAGENAAQFFAQQQGVLACIMQAITALLPPTSPPPGDGT; encoded by the coding sequence GTGACACGTGTTTTCTACACTCTGGCTTTTTATCTGTTAGTGCCGCTAATGGTGCTGCGTTTGTTATGGCGTAGTCGCCAGCAACCCGCGTACCGGCAACGGCTGGCGGAACGTTTCGGCTACATCGCCGCACGTACCGACATCACACGCCCCTGTATCTGGATACACAGCGTCTCGGTGGGTGAAACCATTGCGGCGCGTCCGCTGGTCGAACACTTGCTAAACACCTACCCCACCCATCAGTTATGGATCACCACTACCACCCCAACTGGCTCCGATACGGTAAAACGGCTGTATGGCACGCGGGTATTGCACAGTTATTTCCCTTACGATTTGCCTAGCGCGGTGCAACGCACGTTGCAACGGATGCAGCCGCAACTGGTGCTGATCATGGAAACCGAAATCTGGCCGAATCTCTATCATGCTTGCCAACAACGCCAGATTCCCCTGCTGCTATTGAACGCGCGGCTGTCAACCCGCTCTTTCCAACGCTACCGCCGCTTAGAAACATTAACCCGCAACACATTGCGCGGTATCCGCTGGATTGGCGCACGTAGCTTGCAAGATGCTGACTATTTCCAACAACTCGGCGCAACGCCCGCGCAAATCGCAACCTGTGGCAATCTCAAATTCGCCCTGCAAATTCCCACCGAGCTACGCAACATCGCTCACAGCCTGAAACAGCAATGGGGCAACCGCCCCGTTTTAGTCGCCGCCAGCACTCATACCGGCGAAGATGAACAACTATTACGGGTATTTACTCATCTGCAACAACAGATTCCGAACGCCTTATTGATTTTAGTACCGCGCCACCCGGAACGTTTCGACAAGGTTTACCAGCAATGCGTGGAGACGGGCTTAACGACCCTCCGACGCAGTGCCGCCACCGCGCTTAGCGCCGACACCGCTGTATTGCTGGGTGATAGCATGGGCGAAATGCTATTGTGGTTTGCGGTCGCAGACATTGCCTTTATCGGCGGCAGCCTTGTTCCCCACGGCGGGCATAACCCACTGGAAGCGGCAGCGTTTGGTGTGCCGGTCATTAGTGGTATTCACACCCACAACTTTACCGATCTGTTCCCCGCGCTGTATGCCAGCGGTGGGGCAGTCGAAATCACCGATGCCGACGCCCTTTACACGCAATGCTTAACCTGGTTACAACAGCCGTCATTGCGCCAACAAGCGGGTGAAAATGCCGCCCAGTTTTTTGCTCAACAGCAAGGTGTACTCGCTTGTATCATGCAAGCCATTACCGCACTGTTACCGCCCACTTCGCCACCACCGGGGGATGGCACATGA
- the waaC gene encoding lipopolysaccharide heptosyltransferase I, with protein sequence MKILIVKTSSLGDVVHMLPAISDAHARIPNLSVDWVVEENFAEVPAWHAGVSRVIPVALRRWRKHLFSAATHAEMQTWRNNLQQSTYDVVLDSQGLVKSAVLGCFAQGTRHGYDRHSSREPLASIGYQRHHAIARDQHAITRNRLLTAAALGYTLEGLPLHYGISQHAFGAIPAPLPQPYIVALHGTSRPAKEWAESHWQKLIQAMAARGIHTLLPWGNTREHERATRLAQHPHAHCLPRCRLGELAAILQGAQGVIGMDTGLMHLAAALDKPSIALYPVTAPALTGLLGNDSNHYQPLSVSGDETQDSTKVIATFLAQLTDQRS encoded by the coding sequence ATGAAAATCCTCATCGTCAAAACCTCCTCACTGGGTGACGTGGTACACATGCTGCCCGCCATCAGCGATGCGCACGCCCGTATCCCCAACCTCAGCGTGGATTGGGTCGTGGAAGAAAATTTTGCGGAAGTACCTGCTTGGCACGCTGGCGTTTCACGGGTGATTCCGGTGGCGCTACGCCGCTGGCGCAAACACCTGTTTTCGGCAGCCACGCACGCGGAAATGCAAACATGGCGCAATAATCTGCAACAAAGCACTTACGATGTGGTGTTGGATAGCCAAGGCTTAGTGAAAAGTGCCGTGTTAGGCTGTTTTGCTCAAGGCACACGCCACGGTTACGACCGGCACAGCAGCCGTGAGCCCTTAGCCAGTATTGGCTATCAGCGCCACCATGCGATTGCGCGTGACCAACACGCGATTACCCGCAACCGTTTGCTAACCGCAGCGGCGTTGGGTTACACCTTGGAAGGTTTACCGCTGCACTACGGCATTAGCCAACACGCTTTTGGGGCGATACCTGCGCCATTGCCACAGCCTTACATTGTCGCGTTACACGGCACGAGTCGCCCGGCAAAAGAATGGGCAGAATCCCATTGGCAAAAGCTGATTCAAGCGATGGCCGCACGCGGTATTCACACGCTGCTACCGTGGGGCAACACGCGGGAACACGAACGCGCCACCCGTTTGGCACAACACCCTCACGCGCATTGCCTGCCGCGTTGCCGTTTGGGGGAATTAGCCGCTATTCTGCAAGGGGCGCAAGGCGTTATCGGCATGGATACCGGTTTAATGCATTTGGCGGCGGCGTTGGATAAACCCAGCATTGCTTTATACCCTGTCACTGCCCCTGCCCTAACCGGCTTGCTCGGCAATGACAGCAACCACTACCAACCGCTATCCGTCAGCGGTGACGAAACACAAGACAGCACAAAAGTTATCGCGACGTTTTTAGCGCAACTCACTGATCAACGCTCATAA
- the lpxL gene encoding LpxL/LpxP family Kdo(2)-lipid IV(A) lauroyl/palmitoleoyl acyltransferase — protein sequence METTIQHTFLSPRYWPTWLGLGCLWLAVKLPWRLQMWLGKALGLLMFHALPRRRAISRVNLELAFPNHSAAEREQLNRAHFISLGRGLFELGLSWWGNLERLNQQTTVEGMEHLQAALQRGGVVLLSAHFTSLELGGRLLAQYFPLHVVYRPHRNPLIELRTTRLRAQRYGKAIPRDNIRDMIRSLQQGFAVWYAQDQNFGRKNSVFVPFFGVPAATNTATSRLAALGKAQVVPFFTVRTETGYLLRFLSALEAFPSDSVVADTTLINQLIEQQVREFPAQYLWTHRRYKDTPDGGNRYER from the coding sequence GTGGAAACAACGATTCAACACACTTTTTTATCCCCTCGTTACTGGCCAACTTGGTTGGGGTTGGGGTGTTTATGGCTGGCGGTCAAATTGCCGTGGCGCTTGCAAATGTGGCTGGGTAAAGCCTTGGGGCTATTGATGTTCCATGCACTGCCTCGGCGCCGCGCGATCAGTCGAGTCAATTTGGAACTGGCTTTTCCTAATCATTCCGCCGCTGAACGTGAACAGCTCAATCGGGCGCATTTTATTTCCTTAGGGCGCGGTCTATTTGAATTGGGTTTGAGCTGGTGGGGCAATCTGGAACGTTTAAACCAACAAACCACCGTCGAAGGCATGGAGCATTTGCAAGCCGCGCTGCAACGCGGCGGTGTGGTACTGTTGAGTGCGCATTTCACCAGTTTGGAACTGGGAGGGCGCTTATTGGCACAATACTTTCCCTTGCATGTGGTATACCGCCCGCATCGTAACCCGCTGATTGAATTACGTACTACGCGCTTACGGGCGCAGCGTTACGGTAAGGCGATTCCGCGTGACAATATCCGTGACATGATCCGCAGTTTGCAACAGGGCTTTGCGGTCTGGTATGCGCAGGATCAGAACTTCGGGCGCAAAAATTCGGTATTTGTGCCGTTTTTTGGTGTACCGGCGGCGACGAATACCGCAACCAGCCGTTTGGCGGCGTTAGGTAAGGCGCAAGTGGTACCGTTTTTTACCGTGCGTACTGAAACCGGCTATTTGTTGCGGTTTTTATCGGCTTTGGAAGCGTTTCCGAGTGATTCGGTAGTAGCGGATACCACCTTAATTAATCAACTGATTGAACAGCAAGTGCGTGAGTTTCCGGCGCAGTATTTGTGGACGCATCGGCGTTATAAAGATACACCCGATGGCGGAAACCGTTATGAGCGTTGA
- a CDS encoding O-antigen ligase family protein has protein sequence MSIAIGSAIMTLILLLWLIEGDFTAKFQRIKYHPITWAILAFIVLHFVGLLWTSDWDGARFVLKKEIKYLMVPVLMTVVRPAHILYYFIAFILSMVVLVGLSYGLYFDTIPASELLRLEDANDTTPFVSHIVYSPILALTLYFLLYAVFLRHNLSTNQRIAGIVLFILMGINLFITEGRMGQLVFLVLLSLFVFQYYRGKCLKPALLSLMLLVTIAPTAYVLSPVMQERVDQALYEAQHYEELPNSSVGLRVIMLLNAFDIIQENPLFGVGTGDYQQEYHRVNQQNFPEATRGEVLAHSHNVYVQQMVLFGVFGLAVMGYVFYAMFKHYQHSSNPLRPMMLAFALFYFVIFFTDGYIMDHYLTFLFLWLGALLFADYEHQYG, from the coding sequence ATGAGCATAGCCATCGGCAGTGCCATTATGACTCTGATTTTACTACTGTGGTTGATAGAAGGTGACTTTACCGCCAAATTCCAGCGCATCAAATACCACCCAATCACATGGGCAATACTGGCGTTTATCGTGTTGCATTTTGTAGGACTATTGTGGACTAGCGATTGGGATGGTGCGCGATTTGTATTGAAAAAAGAAATCAAGTACCTCATGGTTCCCGTACTCATGACGGTAGTACGCCCCGCGCATATTCTGTATTATTTTATCGCGTTTATACTCTCGATGGTTGTGCTAGTGGGGCTTTCTTATGGTTTGTATTTCGACACGATTCCCGCCAGTGAACTGCTGCGCTTGGAAGACGCCAACGACACCACGCCATTTGTGAGCCATATTGTGTACAGCCCTATTCTTGCGCTCACGCTCTATTTCTTGCTGTATGCCGTATTTTTGCGCCACAATTTATCCACAAACCAGCGCATCGCAGGCATTGTGTTGTTCATCCTCATGGGCATTAACCTGTTCATCACCGAAGGGCGCATGGGGCAATTGGTTTTTTTGGTACTGCTATCCTTGTTCGTGTTTCAATATTACCGAGGCAAGTGCCTCAAGCCTGCGCTACTCAGTCTAATGTTACTCGTCACTATTGCGCCCACGGCTTATGTGCTTAGCCCTGTTATGCAAGAACGGGTGGATCAGGCGCTTTACGAAGCCCAACATTACGAAGAATTACCCAACTCCAGCGTGGGCTTGCGGGTCATTATGCTATTAAATGCGTTTGACATTATTCAGGAAAACCCGTTGTTCGGCGTCGGTACGGGCGATTACCAACAGGAATACCACCGCGTTAATCAACAAAATTTCCCCGAAGCGACACGCGGCGAGGTTTTGGCGCATTCGCATAATGTGTACGTGCAACAAATGGTGTTGTTTGGGGTATTCGGTTTAGCCGTGATGGGTTACGTGTTTTACGCCATGTTCAAACATTATCAGCATTCGTCCAACCCGCTCCGACCGATGATGCTGGCATTTGCATTATTTTATTTTGTGATCTTTTTTACCGATGGCTATATCATGGATCATTATTTAACGTTTCTGTTTTTGTGGTTAGGGGCGCTGTTATTCGCGGATTATGAACATCAGTATGGCTAA
- a CDS encoding glycosyltransferase family 9 protein, whose protein sequence is MAKQILVIIRRSNGDVLLSSALLQQLHDYYAGAQIDLLINDDTLGIAKALPAVRRIYCYSYAWKTLPRWARIRQHVGLIRQLWRRYDLAISLTTTDSSVWYARIAGRQAISLIETEAHKNWWKQRLLDGYYYLDPTQHVILNHLKALNVLQIPQGKVITHIHYSAEALQRVQAKLNAQGIHTFLIFHPSAQYAYKIYPDTLRQQLLHRLNDLGIAIVVTGANTPLDLHIKTTLPYLENLYDFIGETNLDEYIALSHLASAYVGGDTLNMHIAAAQDKPIFAIFGPTLLPIWSPWNNALQTAATHSQAQQTYGNITIFQADMPCVPCGKAGCDNKNGNSECLSRIDPATISAAVSHWLNHRHQENFHE, encoded by the coding sequence ATGGCTAAACAGATTCTGGTCATTATCCGTCGCTCCAACGGCGATGTATTGTTGAGTTCAGCATTGTTGCAACAGTTACACGATTATTATGCAGGCGCACAGATTGATTTACTCATTAATGACGATACTTTGGGCATCGCCAAAGCCTTGCCAGCGGTACGCCGTATTTATTGCTATTCCTATGCATGGAAAACCTTGCCTCGGTGGGCGCGAATCCGTCAACACGTCGGCTTAATTCGCCAACTGTGGCGACGTTATGATCTGGCTATTTCCCTCACCACGACCGATAGCAGTGTCTGGTATGCGCGGATCGCAGGGCGACAAGCCATCAGTTTGATTGAAACCGAAGCCCATAAAAACTGGTGGAAACAACGCTTACTCGATGGTTATTATTACCTTGACCCCACGCAACACGTCATTCTCAACCACTTAAAAGCCTTAAACGTGTTGCAGATTCCGCAAGGTAAAGTAATAACGCACATTCACTATAGCGCTGAAGCCTTGCAGCGGGTACAAGCCAAACTTAACGCTCAGGGTATCCACACGTTTTTGATTTTCCACCCCTCGGCGCAATATGCCTACAAAATTTATCCAGATACTTTACGTCAACAGTTGCTACACCGACTTAATGACCTGGGAATAGCGATTGTGGTAACAGGCGCGAACACACCGCTGGATTTACACATAAAAACCACCCTGCCATATTTGGAAAATCTCTATGATTTTATTGGGGAAACCAATCTGGATGAGTACATTGCGCTCAGCCATCTCGCCAGCGCTTATGTGGGCGGTGATACCCTGAATATGCACATTGCAGCCGCGCAAGATAAGCCTATTTTTGCGATTTTCGGCCCTACCCTACTCCCTATTTGGTCGCCTTGGAATAATGCGTTACAAACTGCCGCAACGCACAGCCAAGCGCAACAAACCTACGGCAATATCACCATTTTTCAAGCCGATATGCCGTGCGTACCCTGTGGAAAAGCCGGTTGTGACAATAAAAATGGCAATAGCGAATGCCTGTCACGGATAGATCCCGCCACCATAAGCGCCGCTGTCAGCCATTGGCTAAACCACCGTCATCAAGAGAACTTTCATGAATAA
- a CDS encoding glycosyltransferase family 2 protein codes for MNKISGLVITYNEAKHIRACLESLWQVCDEIIVIDSLSNDDTVAIATELGAKVYSQAFLGYGPQKNYGVDHCQHAWVLSLDADERLEADAISDIKALDLTNSPYDTYAFRRKNLFHDKWIRCTSWYPDHVRRLFNREKVSFSHAQCHEKVESTAHTALTSHIRHYSYTNYHDMLHKLNKYSTQYALDNATNQRRVSAWSPPLHGLGAFLKNYLIKGGIGCGFDGFTISLLNALGSYLKYAKLLEIQRYNRVQS; via the coding sequence ATGAATAAAATTAGCGGTTTAGTCATCACGTATAACGAAGCCAAGCACATTCGCGCCTGCCTTGAATCGCTATGGCAAGTCTGTGATGAAATTATCGTGATTGACTCCCTCAGCAACGATGACACCGTGGCAATTGCCACCGAATTAGGCGCTAAGGTCTATTCCCAAGCGTTCCTCGGCTACGGGCCACAGAAAAACTACGGTGTAGACCACTGCCAACATGCATGGGTACTGAGTTTGGATGCGGATGAACGTTTGGAAGCGGATGCCATCAGCGACATTAAAGCGCTAGACTTGACCAATAGCCCGTATGACACCTATGCGTTTCGCCGCAAAAACCTGTTTCATGACAAATGGATACGCTGCACGTCTTGGTATCCCGATCATGTACGGCGCTTATTCAACCGTGAGAAAGTGAGTTTTTCCCATGCGCAATGCCATGAAAAAGTCGAAAGCACCGCGCATACCGCGCTGACATCACACATCCGGCATTATTCTTACACCAACTACCACGACATGCTGCATAAGCTGAATAAATATTCCACCCAATACGCCCTCGACAATGCCACCAACCAACGGCGTGTTAGCGCTTGGTCGCCGCCACTGCATGGCTTGGGGGCTTTCCTGAAGAACTATTTAATCAAAGGCGGTATTGGCTGCGGCTTTGACGGTTTCACCATTTCACTATTGAATGCGCTGGGATCTTACCTGAAATACGCCAAGTTGCTGGAAATCCAACGCTATAACAGGGTGCAATCGTGA
- a CDS encoding glycosyltransferase, which yields MKVSGCTFIRNAQILGYPFLESIRSILPIVDEFVIVVGQSEDDTLQILRDLHEPKIRIIETVWNDHMRVKGYVYGQQKMIAQFACTGDWIFYLEADEVVHENDLPQIQASMQQHLHDERVEALLFDYLHFYGNANTYLWSPGWYRRAPRIIKASVRSYAPDGLFWLVLASNKHGRYPNAAHTGATIYHYGWVRSEAQMNLKASWVEKYWNKRNAAIDYREMDARILREFNGTHPAVVQDWLPVAAGLFETNPAYRPTRKQQKHGWMLHLERWFGLELSKKHYRLIRPAKR from the coding sequence GTGAAAGTCAGTGGCTGTACGTTTATCCGTAATGCGCAAATTTTAGGGTATCCCTTCCTCGAATCGATTCGCTCAATCCTGCCGATTGTGGATGAATTCGTCATAGTGGTCGGGCAAAGCGAAGACGATACCTTGCAAATCCTCCGTGACCTCCACGAACCCAAAATCCGCATTATCGAAACGGTGTGGAATGACCACATGCGCGTCAAAGGCTATGTCTACGGGCAACAAAAAATGATCGCGCAATTTGCCTGCACTGGCGACTGGATTTTCTATCTGGAAGCCGATGAAGTGGTGCATGAAAACGACTTACCCCAGATTCAAGCGAGTATGCAACAACACCTGCACGATGAGCGCGTCGAAGCGTTACTCTTTGATTACCTACACTTTTATGGCAATGCCAATACCTATTTGTGGTCGCCGGGCTGGTATCGCCGCGCCCCACGCATCATTAAAGCTTCGGTCAGAAGTTACGCCCCCGACGGTTTATTTTGGCTGGTATTAGCCTCCAACAAACACGGGCGTTACCCCAACGCGGCACACACTGGCGCAACCATTTACCACTACGGCTGGGTCAGAAGCGAAGCCCAAATGAACCTCAAAGCCAGTTGGGTAGAAAAATATTGGAACAAACGCAATGCCGCGATTGATTACCGTGAGATGGATGCCCGTATTTTGCGCGAATTCAACGGCACTCACCCGGCTGTGGTACAAGACTGGCTTCCCGTCGCCGCTGGTTTATTTGAAACCAACCCCGCGTATCGCCCCACTCGCAAACAACAAAAACACGGGTGGATGCTGCATCTGGAACGCTGGTTTGGGCTAGAACTCAGCAAAAAACACTACCGCCTCATTCGTCCAGCAAAGCGGTAG
- a CDS encoding aldo/keto reductase, translating to MMEKRLVANTGIAVSPLGLGTVKFGRNQGVKYPQGFELPTDREVRELLALAFDLGINLLDTASAYGLSEERIGKLLPNSRHEWVIETKVGERFADGESHFDFSAAGTRQSVENSLRLLKTDYLDMVLIHSDGDDVRILREEAVLDTLLTMQQQGWIRTVGISSKTVEGALLAYELGCDVVMAAYNPVYTDELPVLEAAAAQHKAVLVKKAFASGHLDKLGANNGNPVEQALAFIFAQQGVTSVVLGTLNPKHLRDNVAIATALLDE from the coding sequence ATGATGGAAAAGCGTTTGGTGGCGAATACTGGCATTGCGGTCAGTCCCCTAGGGTTAGGCACGGTGAAATTCGGGCGCAATCAAGGGGTGAAATACCCGCAAGGCTTTGAATTGCCCACGGATCGCGAGGTGCGGGAATTGCTCGCGCTGGCGTTCGATCTTGGGATTAACTTGCTGGATACTGCGTCTGCTTACGGCTTAAGCGAAGAGCGTATTGGCAAGTTGTTACCCAATTCCCGTCACGAATGGGTGATTGAAACCAAAGTGGGGGAACGGTTTGCCGATGGCGAATCCCACTTTGATTTCAGCGCCGCAGGGACGCGCCAGAGCGTGGAAAACAGCCTGCGCTTGCTGAAAACCGATTACCTCGACATGGTGCTGATTCATTCGGACGGTGATGATGTGCGGATTTTGCGCGAGGAAGCGGTGCTGGATACGCTGTTAACCATGCAGCAGCAAGGCTGGATTCGCACGGTGGGGATTTCCTCCAAAACGGTGGAAGGCGCATTGTTGGCGTATGAACTCGGCTGTGATGTGGTGATGGCGGCTTACAATCCGGTGTATACCGATGAATTGCCCGTGCTGGAAGCAGCGGCGGCGCAACACAAAGCGGTGTTGGTGAAAAAAGCCTTTGCCAGCGGGCATTTGGATAAACTTGGCGCAAACAACGGCAATCCGGTGGAACAAGCGCTGGCGTTTATTTTTGCCCAGCAAGGTGTCACCAGCGTGGTGCTGGGGACGCTGAACCCCAAGCACTTGCGGGACAATGTGGCAATCGCTACCGCTTTGCTGGACGAATGA
- a CDS encoding BPSS1780 family membrane protein — MLKVRSVDPLQAIQWFKQGWQVFMSNPANWALMGLLFGIIVLVSSMLPFFGGVVLNLLVPILTAGMLQAVKNAQAGAPIEITDVFSFFKDEPKRNQLLIVGALMLGAGLVAAVLSTLLIGSSIPVDELAGMPSFNLGLSALLFMFVVVIFLGMLFTFAPALVIFKGMSAVDAVKGSLQGTLANVLPFVVFVLFYAALAFVAAIPFMLGFLVLIPVMMAAVYGAYKDIFG; from the coding sequence ATGCTGAAAGTCAGAAGTGTTGACCCATTACAAGCGATTCAATGGTTTAAGCAGGGTTGGCAGGTGTTTATGTCAAATCCGGCGAATTGGGCGCTGATGGGTTTGTTGTTCGGCATCATTGTACTGGTGTCAAGTATGCTGCCGTTTTTCGGGGGTGTCGTGTTGAATTTGCTGGTGCCGATTTTAACGGCGGGGATGTTACAGGCGGTCAAAAATGCCCAAGCAGGCGCTCCCATTGAAATCACTGATGTGTTCAGCTTTTTCAAGGATGAGCCAAAGCGTAACCAGTTATTGATCGTGGGGGCGCTAATGCTGGGCGCTGGTTTGGTGGCGGCGGTATTGAGTACCCTGTTAATTGGTTCTTCTATTCCCGTAGACGAGCTGGCTGGAATGCCGAGTTTCAATTTGGGGCTGAGTGCCTTGCTGTTCATGTTTGTGGTGGTGATTTTCTTGGGCATGTTGTTCACGTTTGCGCCTGCTTTGGTGATTTTTAAGGGCATGAGTGCGGTCGATGCGGTGAAAGGCAGTTTGCAAGGCACGTTGGCGAACGTTTTGCCTTTCGTGGTGTTTGTCTTGTTTTACGCTGCGTTGGCGTTTGTGGCGGCGATTCCTTTCATGCTGGGCTTTTTGGTGCTGATTCCGGTGATGATGGCGGCGGTGTATGGTGCTTACAAGGATATTTTTGGATGA